The Methanohalophilus portucalensis genome window below encodes:
- a CDS encoding C-GCAxxG-C-C family protein has product MVENQQEILDRAYDKGFEYERKYGYCSQAVLSAIQDIFGGIDDEVIQASHSLAGGGSLDGDGTCGGYSGAMMAISAFFGRKRDQFGEGDVADWMESSKLSRKVREEFIDKYGSIICNDIQKEVFGKSYNLWDPREFEAFEEAGGHDDKCPSVTGNAAKWTAKVLLDEGIEPNL; this is encoded by the coding sequence ATGGTTGAAAACCAGCAGGAAATTCTAGACAGGGCTTACGATAAAGGTTTTGAGTACGAAAGGAAATATGGTTACTGCTCTCAAGCCGTCCTTTCAGCAATTCAGGATATTTTTGGTGGAATAGATGATGAAGTGATCCAGGCATCCCACTCCCTTGCTGGCGGAGGCTCACTGGATGGTGATGGGACCTGTGGCGGATATAGTGGAGCTATGATGGCTATTAGCGCTTTTTTCGGTAGGAAAAGGGATCAGTTCGGCGAAGGGGACGTTGCGGATTGGATGGAGTCATCTAAATTATCAAGGAAAGTTAGAGAAGAATTCATTGATAAATATGGTAGTATCATCTGCAATGATATCCAAAAAGAAGTATTTGGGAAATCCTACAATCTGTGGGATCCCCGGGAATTTGAAGCTTTTGAAGAAGCTGGAGGGCATGATGATAAATGCCCAAGTGTAACGGGAAATGCAGCGAAATGGACGGCAAAAGTCTTGCTGGATGAAGGCATTGAACCGAACCTGTGA
- a CDS encoding class I SAM-dependent DNA methyltransferase, producing the protein MSENTSSIVSKVWSFCNVLRDGGVSYGDYLEQLTYLIFLKMASEYNKPPYNRDIGIPEEYSWEELKQKRGAELDTHYRKLLEEMGKKPGMLGQIFLKAQNKISDPAMLYKVIDMIDKESWVMMGVDTKGEIYEGLLQKNAEDTKSGAGQYFTPRPLIKVMVECLQPEPLKTIGDPCCGTGGFFLAAYDFLKNREERLNREQNRFLKDQTFSGNEIVAGTRRLALMNLFLHNIGEIDGEPMIDNTDALIADAGKRYDYVLTNPPFGKKSSMTFTNDAGELEKQDLTYNRQDFWVTTSNKQLNFLQHIRTMLKAGGQAAVVLPDNVLFEGGVGETVRKKLLETTDLHTILRLPTGIFYANGVKANVLFFEAKKAAKDPWTKEVWIYDYRTNVHHTLKKNPMRYSDLEDFIRCYNPENRFNREETWSEDNPEGRFRRFTYDEIVARDKTNLDIFWLKDESLADLDNLPEPDILANEIVENLESALESFQEIMTTVNVQDEKPDEWESAGNLKIE; encoded by the coding sequence ATGTCAGAAAACACATCATCCATAGTATCCAAGGTTTGGAGCTTCTGCAACGTCCTGCGTGACGGCGGGGTCAGTTACGGAGATTATTTGGAGCAATTGACCTATCTTATTTTCCTGAAGATGGCCAGCGAGTATAACAAACCACCCTACAACCGGGACATCGGGATTCCCGAAGAATACTCGTGGGAAGAATTGAAACAGAAACGTGGGGCGGAACTGGACACCCATTACAGGAAACTGCTTGAGGAAATGGGGAAAAAGCCCGGTATGCTCGGCCAGATATTCCTCAAAGCCCAGAACAAGATCAGTGACCCGGCAATGCTGTACAAGGTCATTGACATGATCGATAAGGAAAGCTGGGTCATGATGGGTGTGGACACCAAGGGTGAGATATACGAAGGGCTCTTGCAGAAAAATGCAGAAGATACCAAAAGCGGTGCAGGCCAGTATTTCACACCCCGTCCTCTCATCAAGGTCATGGTGGAATGCCTGCAACCCGAACCCCTCAAAACCATAGGTGATCCCTGCTGTGGTACCGGTGGCTTCTTCCTGGCAGCCTATGACTTCCTCAAAAACCGGGAAGAAAGATTGAACCGGGAACAGAATCGTTTCCTGAAAGACCAGACCTTTTCGGGTAACGAAATTGTGGCCGGTACACGCAGACTTGCGCTGATGAACCTCTTCCTCCACAACATCGGTGAGATCGACGGGGAACCGATGATCGACAACACTGATGCGCTGATTGCCGATGCAGGTAAACGCTACGACTATGTCCTCACCAATCCCCCTTTTGGTAAGAAGAGCAGCATGACCTTCACCAACGATGCAGGAGAGCTCGAAAAGCAGGACCTCACCTATAACAGGCAGGACTTCTGGGTCACCACAAGTAACAAGCAGCTCAACTTCTTGCAACACATCCGCACCATGTTGAAAGCTGGAGGTCAGGCAGCAGTGGTCCTTCCGGACAATGTTTTGTTCGAAGGCGGGGTTGGAGAAACAGTCCGCAAAAAACTTCTTGAAACCACCGACCTGCACACCATACTGCGACTGCCTACAGGCATCTTCTATGCAAACGGTGTGAAAGCAAACGTGCTCTTCTTTGAAGCAAAAAAGGCTGCTAAAGACCCCTGGACAAAAGAAGTCTGGATTTATGATTATCGTACCAATGTCCATCATACCCTGAAAAAGAACCCGATGAGATACTCCGATCTTGAAGATTTCATCAGGTGCTACAATCCGGAAAACCGTTTCAACCGGGAAGAAACGTGGAGTGAAGACAATCCAGAGGGACGTTTCCGTAGATTCACCTACGATGAAATTGTAGCAAGGGACAAAACCAACCTGGATATATTCTGGCTCAAGGATGAAAGTCTGGCCGACCTTGACAATCTGCCTGAACCGGATATTCTGGCAAATGAAATTGTCGAGAATCTGGAATCCGCCCTTGAAAGTTTTCAGGAGATTATGACTACGGTTAATGTACAGGATGAAAAACCAGATGAATGGGAATCTGCTGGAAATCTGAAGATAGAATAA
- a CDS encoding HNH endonuclease family protein, with amino-acid sequence MGISTEPEIDTFFRYLLKAKFANTQSEGKRFDDDYHREMFKNDINNILQLKHNPSEVKKFLENTFTYYTQLYTKIWKSYSNYGNGFDHVFFNKLNEMDGQFLLILSSCKLNDAEEDEKIEKISYELDRFFALHQLQNAYESNVFNQTLYKISSEIRDGTLDNIRGTFDKYLLEQLSKQRNSEAKEPIQYAFFRNTGINLNMRFKRYFFARIEKFIAENTNLNMKHPFENLVTKTGPKNGFHIEHILSRNEENLKLFNEDEDTFEQERNRLGGILLLKGKDNISSGNESYLQKLKSYNNTLYWNETLREDFYKSKLDIRNFKNKYSLDEMIPLSTKFGPDELESRQRLLFKMIKIIWN; translated from the coding sequence ATGGGGATTTCTACAGAGCCTGAAATCGATACGTTTTTTAGATACTTACTAAAAGCTAAATTCGCAAATACACAGAGTGAAGGTAAACGTTTTGATGATGATTATCACCGAGAGATGTTCAAAAATGACATTAATAATATCTTGCAATTAAAGCACAATCCATCCGAAGTGAAGAAATTTCTTGAAAATACATTCACTTATTACACACAATTATATACAAAAATATGGAAATCATATTCAAATTATGGGAATGGGTTTGACCATGTTTTCTTCAATAAGCTAAATGAGATGGATGGTCAATTTTTACTAATATTATCTTCCTGCAAACTAAATGATGCCGAAGAAGATGAAAAAATAGAAAAAATATCTTATGAATTGGACCGTTTTTTTGCTTTACATCAACTTCAAAATGCTTATGAAAGCAATGTATTCAATCAAACATTGTACAAAATATCAAGTGAAATTAGAGATGGAACACTTGACAATATAAGAGGTACTTTTGATAAGTATTTGCTCGAACAGTTATCGAAACAAAGGAATTCAGAAGCAAAAGAACCTATTCAATATGCTTTTTTCAGAAATACCGGAATAAATCTCAATATGCGTTTTAAGAGGTATTTTTTTGCACGAATTGAAAAGTTCATTGCAGAAAACACGAATTTGAATATGAAACACCCATTTGAAAACTTGGTCACAAAAACAGGACCAAAAAACGGTTTCCATATTGAACATATATTATCAAGAAATGAGGAAAATCTAAAACTATTCAATGAAGATGAAGATACATTCGAACAGGAAAGAAATAGATTAGGAGGAATTCTTTTACTCAAAGGCAAAGATAATATTTCTAGTGGGAATGAATCTTATCTCCAAAAATTAAAGTCATATAATAATACACTTTATTGGAACGAAACATTAAGGGAAGACTTCTATAAATCAAAATTGGATATAAGAAATTTCAAAAACAAATATTCTCTTGATGAAATGATTCCATTAAGCACCAAATTTGGGCCAGATGAACTTGAAAGTAGGCAACGGCTTTTGTTTAAGATGATTAAAATAATATGGAATTAA
- a CDS encoding DUF262 domain-containing protein, producing MDISPDKQNIDRLFSGTTYYIDFYQRDYKWTKEPVERLLDDIFYRFTQEYQNNKSLDPTKENISSRYRWYYLNTYVTNTIDGKVYIVDGQQRLTTLTLILLKLYHLSKKYDSNAEKWLESKIAGYSGMEKNFWMNHEKHKQVLKDLFDGKKDPKEIDVSSGITAANMVANYQIISKFLDEQLSTKHKFETFSFYFLYSLVLINLSVEQTNVPMIFEVINDRGVRLKPYEILKGKLLGQIDKIELDSKDYNGQWEKQVQSINEFKENEIGLCRNPFL from the coding sequence ATGGACATTTCTCCAGACAAACAAAATATTGATAGATTATTTTCAGGTACTACATACTACATTGACTTCTATCAACGTGATTACAAATGGACAAAAGAACCAGTTGAACGGTTGTTAGATGACATTTTTTATAGGTTTACACAGGAATATCAAAATAATAAATCACTTGACCCAACTAAAGAAAATATTTCTTCTAGATATCGCTGGTATTATCTGAACACATATGTTACCAACACAATAGATGGAAAAGTCTACATTGTAGATGGGCAACAAAGACTTACTACTCTTACGCTAATCTTACTAAAATTATACCACTTATCTAAAAAGTATGATTCGAACGCAGAAAAGTGGCTCGAAAGTAAAATCGCAGGCTACTCTGGGATGGAAAAGAATTTTTGGATGAATCATGAGAAACATAAACAAGTATTAAAAGACCTTTTTGATGGAAAAAAGGATCCTAAAGAAATAGATGTTTCTAGTGGGATTACTGCTGCGAATATGGTTGCTAACTATCAAATAATAAGTAAATTTTTAGATGAACAACTATCAACGAAACATAAATTTGAAACTTTTAGTTTTTATTTCCTCTATAGTTTGGTTCTAATCAATTTATCTGTAGAACAAACTAATGTTCCTATGATTTTTGAGGTAATTAATGACAGAGGGGTTCGGTTAAAACCATATGAGATACTAAAAGGGAAACTATTAGGACAGATAGATAAGATTGAACTTGACAGCAAGGACTATAATGGACAGTGGGAAAAACAAGTTCAATCGATTAATGAATTTAAAGAAAATGAAATCGGGCTCTGTAGAAACCCTTTCCTCTAA
- a CDS encoding restriction endonuclease subunit S, translated as MTQSKEEVYTYRINRKLGEICFTTSGGTPSRKNSSYYKGNIPWVKSGELNYNTIWETEEYISEEAIEKSSAKIFPEGTLLIALYGATIGKLAFLGIDAATNQAVCAIIKNRFIESKYLYYLLFHKRQELVKKGIGGAQSNISQTILKNLEIPICSPPEQRAIVSKIEQLFSELDNGIADLKKAQEQLKVYRQAVLKKAFEGELTSQWRQQQTDLPDAEELLEQIRKEREESYNRKLDEWKAAVKEWEDAGKKGKKPAKPKKVKRGNFLSVGELEKLPIIPKEWKWIKMGEITESMKNGIYKPKSFYSEEGTACLRMYNIENGMIEWFDIKRIILTENEKNEYGLNAGDLLVNRVNSRELVGKTAVIPENMEFSVYESKNIRLRLNSKINSKLVNYWFFLSANHYFNRNAQQTVGMASINQSQLSNFEYPLCPFLEQQAIVTEIETRLSVCDKVEQDIEENLEKAEALRQSILKKAFEGKLLNQQELEEVHNAPDWEPADALLERIKFDKTL; from the coding sequence ATGACTCAAAGTAAAGAAGAAGTGTACACATACCGAATTAATAGAAAGTTAGGGGAAATATGTTTCACTACCAGCGGCGGCACCCCAAGCAGAAAAAATTCTTCTTATTATAAGGGAAATATCCCATGGGTAAAGTCAGGTGAACTTAACTATAATACTATTTGGGAGACTGAAGAATATATTTCAGAAGAAGCAATTGAAAAATCAAGCGCAAAAATCTTCCCTGAAGGTACGCTATTAATTGCTTTATACGGTGCTACTATTGGAAAGCTTGCATTTTTAGGAATTGATGCTGCAACCAATCAAGCTGTATGTGCAATAATAAAAAATAGATTTATTGAATCAAAATATTTGTACTATTTACTTTTCCACAAGAGACAAGAATTAGTTAAAAAAGGTATTGGTGGAGCACAGTCTAATATTAGTCAAACAATTCTTAAAAACTTAGAAATCCCAATTTGTTCCCCCCCCGAACAGCGCGCCATCGTTTCCAAAATAGAGCAACTCTTCAGTGAACTGGATAACGGCATCGCAGACCTCAAAAAGGCACAGGAGCAGCTCAAAGTGTACCGGCAGGCGGTGCTGAAGAAAGCATTTGAGGGAGAACTTACGAGCCAGTGGCGACAGCAGCAGACCGACCTGCCTGATGCGGAAGAATTGCTGGAGCAGATTCGGAAGGAAAGGGAAGAAAGCTACAACAGGAAACTGGATGAATGGAAAGCGGCTGTTAAAGAGTGGGAAGATGCTGGAAAGAAGGGAAAGAAGCCTGCTAAACCAAAAAAAGTCAAAAGGGGTAACTTTCTTTCAGTTGGTGAATTAGAGAAATTGCCAATCATTCCTAAAGAATGGAAATGGATAAAAATGGGTGAAATTACTGAATCGATGAAAAATGGAATTTATAAACCAAAGTCGTTTTATTCTGAAGAAGGAACTGCATGTCTTAGGATGTACAATATCGAAAATGGAATGATTGAATGGTTTGATATTAAAAGAATTATACTTACAGAAAATGAAAAAAATGAGTATGGTTTAAATGCTGGCGATTTATTGGTAAATCGAGTAAATAGTAGAGAGTTAGTTGGGAAGACTGCAGTAATTCCAGAAAATATGGAATTTTCAGTCTATGAAAGTAAAAATATTAGATTGAGATTAAATTCAAAAATCAATTCAAAACTCGTAAATTATTGGTTTTTCCTTTCAGCAAATCATTACTTCAATAGAAATGCTCAACAAACAGTTGGTATGGCATCAATAAATCAAAGTCAATTAAGCAATTTTGAATATCCACTTTGTCCTTTTTTAGAACAACAAGCCATCGTCACGGAAATCGAAACCCGTCTTTCAGTTTGCGATAAAGTCGAGCAGGACATCGAAGAGAATCTGGAAAAAGCAGAAGCACTGCGCCAGAGCATCCTGAAAAAGGCCTTTGAGGGGAAACTGCTCAACCAGCAGGAACTGGAAGAAGTGCATAATGCACCGGACTGGGAGCCGGCAGATGCATTACTTGAAAGAATTAAATTTGATAAAACATTATGA